A single region of the Leptodactylus fuscus isolate aLepFus1 chromosome 5, aLepFus1.hap2, whole genome shotgun sequence genome encodes:
- the STMP1 gene encoding short transmembrane mitochondrial protein 1, which translates to MLQFILGFAFGNVVGMYLAQNYEVPDIGKKVENFKKDLEAKKKPPSE; encoded by the exons ATGTTACAGTTCATA CTCGGATTTGCCTTCGGCAACGTGGTGGGGATGTACCTGGCACAGAACTATGAG GTGCCGGATATAGGAAAAAAAGTTGAAAACTTCAAAAAGGATCTAGAAGCCAAAAAGAAGCCCCCAAGCGAATAG